One stretch of Punica granatum isolate Tunisia-2019 chromosome 5, ASM765513v2, whole genome shotgun sequence DNA includes these proteins:
- the LOC116209710 gene encoding putative calcium-transporting ATPase 13, plasma membrane-type — protein MSLRLRKPGEITAVDETTSCSSPAVRLAHRRRLRLACTAIYFTKVLESLTKKVLENNLGILRSLSYVAIDVRPGDDGLKDGKDEKVDPKSLSPMVREKSLDALAKFGGVSRLASVLETDLENGLSGDDETDLARRKNVFGENRYTRLPAKPFFAFVLEAFKDLTILILLGCAVLSLAFGIKQHGLKEGWYEGGSIIIAIFLVVVVSAVSNYKQSRQFQKLSNVSSDIKVEVLRGGRRQKISIFEVLVGDLVCLKIGDQVPADGLFVDGHSLKVDESSMTGENDHVEVNDNENPFLLSGTKVTAGYARMMVTSVGMNTAWGEIMSSVARDLAEETPLQARLNKLTSSIGKIGLTVALVVLVVLMIRYFTGKTRDESGHVELRSGHTKTNDVMNAVLRIVATAVTIVVVAIPEGLPLAVTLTLAYSMKRMMSDNAMVRKLSACETMGSATTICTDKTGTLTLNEMKVTEFWVGKERVKNNDAAPTVLELLLAGIGLNTTGTVYRPEGTASVPEVSGSPTEKAILSWGVIELGLKMDELKRGCQILQVEAFNSEKKRSGVSMRRGAHIHVHWKGAAEMILAHCWQFYSQDGDKQMLDAQARGQIRAIIEKMAAKSLRCIAFAHKEVTDPQPHESSLEDTELTLLGVVGLKDPCRPEVRSAVESCKNAGVNIKMITGDNVHTARAIAIECGILETPKDNSKVDEMIVEGVEFRNFSPEERFEAVDKIRLMARSSPFDKLLMVQTLKQKGHVVAVTGDGTNDAPALKEADIGLSMGIQGTEVAKESSDIVILDDNFASVVTVLRWGRCVYNNIQKFIQFQLTVNVAALVINFIAAVSSGEVPLTAVQLLWVNLIMDTLGALALATERPTNNLLSHPPVGRSEPLITLVMWRNLLAQALYQVTVLLILQFKGRSIFRVGEVVKNTIVFNCFVLCQVFNEFNARKLEEKNVFKGLHKNKLFIGIIGVTLVFQVLMIEFLKKFANTERLGWTQWAACIGIASLTWPIGWLVKCIPVSSVRSLLPRKQVPAS, from the exons CACCAAGGTGCTCGAGTCCCTCACCAAGAAGGTTCTCGAGAACAACCTTGGGATCCTCCGGTCGCTCTCCTATGTGGCGATCGACGTCCGTCCTGGTGATGATGGTTTGAAGGACGGGAAGGATGAGAAAGTCGACCCGAAGTCTCTGAGCCCCATGGTTAGGGAGAAGAGCCTTGACGCATTGGCGAAATTCGGTGGGGTGAGTAGGCTCGCTTCGGTTCTTGAAACTGACCTGGAAAACGGCTTGAGCGGAGACGATGAAACTGATCTTGCACGTAGAAAGAATGTCTTTGGCGAGAATAGGTACACCAGACTGCCTGCAAAGCCGTTCTTCGCGTTTGTCCTGGAAGCCTTCAAGGACCTGACCATATTGATCCTCCTGGGCTGCGCGGTCCTCTCTCTTGCGTTTGGTATCAAACAGCACGGCTTGAAGGAAGGCTGGTATGAAGGAGGTAGCATTATCATCGCGATCTTCCTAGTTGTGGTCGTTTCGGCCGTTAGCAACTACAAGCAGAGCCGACAATTCCAGAAGCTCTCGAACGTGAGCAGTGACATAAAGGTCGAGGTCCTCCGCGGAGGCAGGAGGCAGAAGATATCAATCTTTGAGGTCCTCGTGGGCGACCTCGTGTGTCTCAAGATTGGGGATCAGGTTCCTGCTGATGGCCTCTTTGTGGACGGGCATTCCTTGAAGGTTGACGAGTCGAGTATGACTGGGGAGAACGATCATGTGGAGGTGAACGACAACGAGAATCCTTTCCTGCTCTCGGGGACAAAGGTGACGGCTGGGTATGCCCGAATGATGGTGACCTCGGTGGGGATGAACACAGCCTGGGGAGAGATAATGAGCTCAGTGGCCCGTGACTTGGCCGAGGAAACTCCCTTGCAGGCCCGACTCAACAAACTCACCTCAAGCATTGGGAAAATCGGGCTCACGGTTGCATTGGTTGTCCTTGTAGTCCTGATGATCAG GTACTTCACCGGGAAGACCCGTGATGAGAGTGGACATGTGGAGCTCAGAAGCGGTCATACAAAAACAAATGATGTGATGAATGCTGTTCTAAGGATCGTTGCCACAGCAGTGACGATTGTAGTGGTTGCAATTCCCGAAGGTTTGCCTCTGGCAGTCACTCTTACTCTCGCTTACTCGATGAAGCGAATGATGTCTGACAATGCCATGGTCCGGAAGCTCTCCGCATGTGAGACGATGGGTTCCGCCACAACCATCTGCACTGACAAGACTGGCACGCTGACTTTGAATGAGATGAAGGTCACCGAGTTCTGGGTCGGGAAAGAACGCGTCAAGAATAATGATGCAGCACCCACTGTCCTTGAGCTGCTCCTAGCAGGGATCGGGCTGAACACGACAGGAACTGTTTATAGGCCAGAGGGTACTGCTTCGGTTCCAGAAGTTTCAGGTAGCCCAACAGAGAAAGCCATCCTCTCATGGGGTGTGATTGAGCTGGGCCTGAAGATGGACGAGCTGAAGCGCGGTTGCCAAATTCTTCAAGTCGAAGCGTTCAACtcagagaagaagaggagtggGGTCTCAATGAGGAGAGGTGCACATATTCATGTGCACTGGAAGGGAGCAGCTGAGATGATTTTAGCACATTGCTGGCAATTTTATTCCCAGGATGGAGACAAACAAATGCTTGATGCTCAAGCAAGAGGCCAGATCAGGgcaataattgagaaaatggcTGCAAAGAGCCTCCGCTGCATTGCGTTTGCTCACAAAGAAGTTACCGACCCACAGCCCCACGAGAGCTCTCTTGAGGACACTGAATTGACACTTTTGGGTGTGGTGGGGCTCAAGGATCCATGCCGCCCGGAAGTTAGATCAGCAGTGGAATCATGCAAGAATGCGGGGGTGAACATCAAGATGATTACCGGAGACAATGTCCACACTGCAAGGGCGATTGCTATTGAGTGCGGCATTCTTGAAACCCCCAAAGACAACTCCAAGGTTGATGAGATGATTGTTGAAGGCGTGGAGTTCCGAAACTTCTCACCTGAAGAGAGGTTTGAGGCTGTAGACAAGATCCGCTTGATGGCCCGATCTTCACCATTTGATAAGCTCCTAATGGTGCAAACCCTGAAGCAGAAGGGCCATGTGGTTGCAGTCACAGGAGACGGGACAAATGATGCCCCTGCCCTCAAGGAGGCTGACATCGGCCTCTCCATGGGAATCCAAGGGACCGAGGTGGCAAAAGAAAGCTCCGATATAGTCATACTGGATGATAACTTTGCCTCAGTAGTGACTGTACTCAGGTGGGGCCGATGTGTGTACAACAATATCCAGAAATTTATCCAGTTCCAGCTCACAGTGAATGTGGCAGCGCTTGTGATCAACTTCATAGCGGCAGTATCTTCGGGTGAAGTCCCCTTGACTGCAGTCCAACTACTATGGGTCAACCTGATAATGGACACTTTGGGTGCTCTTGCACTGGCGACAGAGCGGCCCACAAACAATCTCCTGAGCCACCCACCTGTGGGGCGATCTGAGCCACTTATAACCCTCGTCATGTGGAGAAATCTCCTTGCTCAAGCTTTATATCAAGTCACTGTCCTTCTGATCCTTCAGTTCAAGGGCAGGTCCATTTTCAGGGTGGGCGAGGTGGTCAAGAACACAATCGTCTTCAACTGCTTCGTCCTCTGCCAGGTTTTCAACGAGTTCAATGCCAGGAAGCTCGAGGAGAAGAACGTGTTCAAGGGCCTTCACAAGAATAAGCTTTTCATTGGGATCATTGGAGTCACCTTAGTTTTCCAGGTGCTGATGATCGAGTTCCTCAAGAAGTTCGCAAACACCGAGAGGCTGGGCTGGACACAGTGGGCTGCCTGCATTGGGATAGCATCACTAACTTGGCCTATTGGATGGCTTGTCAAGTGCATTCCAGTGTCCTCTGTACGGTCTCTCCTTCCCAGGAAACAAGTCCCAGCATCCTAA